In the Vitis vinifera cultivar Pinot Noir 40024 chromosome 2, ASM3070453v1 genome, one interval contains:
- the LOC104877653 gene encoding uncharacterized protein LOC104877653, with product MFALTHTRKDGTLVDDHSKEIMDQFQQLLSQPEGTSSSTSASSGASTSVSSTSVASTYVDEIYTQVMGPERHGRVRGYGFGPTPTSIFGSTSRRQSGVILSTQLENAQEMLIAAEQKFTTATEELSNVKDELSHVKETFEERLIEVQKKTREEVKEEFEEKMMEMQRKMQAQIQEQMMQMMQQFQQKQ from the exons ATGTTTGCCCTGACACACACAAGAAAAGATGGGACGCTTGTTGATGATCATTCTAAGGAGATTATG gATCAATTTCAACAATTACTATCTCAACCTGAGGGGacatcttcttctacttctgcATCATCTGGAGCATCTACATCTGTATCATCTACATCTGTAGCATCTACATATGTAGATGAGATATATACTCAAGTCATGGGTCCAGAGAGGCATGGTCGTGTTCGAGGGTATGGATTTGGTCCTACTCCTACCTCAATCTTTGGTTCTACTAGTAGGAGACAATCAGGAGTTATTCTTTCAACACAACTTGAAAACGCCCAAGAGATGCTAATAGCTGCAGAACAAAAGTTTACAACTGCAACTGAAGAACTCTCAAATGTGAAAGATGAACTCTCACAtgtgaaagaaacatttgaagagAGGTTGATAGAAGTTCAAAAGAAGACAcgtgaagaagtgaaagaagagtttgaagaaaaaatgatggaaatgcaaagaaaaatgcaagcacAAATTCAAGAACAGATGATGCAAATGATGCAACAATTTCAGCAAAAGCAGTAG
- the LOC132253269 gene encoding uncharacterized protein LOC132253269 → MKPGEKKTTRFNTRGQVVYDGKGERLSSYMGTLVRSQHNVPIQVQDWNHVSEDVKEKIWALVLEKYELEETCKSYILQCCGNLFRSYRNKMKAKYYNPYNTDEERLCHRPPHLSDDDWRWLIHFWGTLEAKDISEKNKANRAKQVIKHTSG, encoded by the exons ATGAAACccggggaaaaaaaaactacacgATTCAATACCAGAGGACAAGTTGTTTATGATGGAAAAGGGGAAAGATTGTCAAGCTATATGGGAACATTGGTGCGATCTCAACACAATGTACCCATCCAAGTTCAAGATTGGAATCATGTTAGTGAAGATGTGAAGGAAAAGATTTGGGCCTTAGTATTG gaaaaatatgaactagaagaaacatgtaagagctacattcttcaatgttgtggaaatttgtttagaagctatagaaataaaatgaaggccAAGTATTATAACCCTTATAATACAGATGAGGAGAGATTGTGCCATCGACCTCCACACTTATCGGATGATGATTGGAGGTGGCTCATCCACTTTTGGGGTACACTTGAGGCCAAG gatatctcagaaaaaaacaaggcaaataGGGCAAAACAAGTGATAAAGCATACATCGGGATAA